In one window of Solanum pennellii chromosome 2, SPENNV200 DNA:
- the LOC107011539 gene encoding mitogen-activated protein kinase kinase kinase 5 isoform X1, which produces MRWWQSAFSSSSGSSSSSSSCSSSKVYSDDSLLASGGGIRYTIKSAFFFARKRRHARAKKLQNLTEHDGDDWRSHCSNDNFPSKCSSDRPPPQPLPLPELHLVLRHESDAVSNEPNVPLPSPSDAHLHHRTGEDSSTRKDGVASHGSRLSSQDARKKKKEHLGSRLSRKTPQKLHVADRVSDIRISAPISAPTTPYASPGVSPLKAGDLLNHNYMAFPGAFQVCSAPEMPPSDTLQYPGFPGAFQVCSAPEMPPSDTLQYPGFSYHVLPEKNAFSVDNSPHHSPRVSPQRSGKIASGPASPLHQLLPNENSTARRESSAQGNVHPLPLPPLGATPSHPTSIPPVPSNAELTPIKGQWQKGKLIGRGTFGSVYVASNRETGALCAMKEVELLPDDPKSAESIRQLEQEINVLSHLKHPNIVQYYGSEIVGDRFYIYLEYVHPGSINKFIRDHCETITESIVRNFTRHILCGLAYLHSKKTIHRDIKGANLLVDAYGVVKLADFGMAKHLNGQAANLSLKGSPYWMAPELLQSVMQTDTTTDLAFATDIWSLGCTVIEMLNGRPPWSEYEAAAAMFKVLKDTPPIPETLSPEGKDFLRCCFCRNPAERPSASMLLEHRFMRLSHQPDVSSFIKPVGVIRVKEKLNSQKEQTTYNLDQGRLSLER; this is translated from the exons ATGCGTTGGTGGCAGAGCGCCTTTTCATCTTCCTCCGGTTCGTCTTCCTCTTCCTCGTCATGCTCCTCTTCCAAAGTATACTCTGACGATAGCCTCCTTGCCTCCGGTGGAGGCATTCGTTACACCATCAAATCCGCTTTTTTCTTCGCCCGTAAGCGCCGACACGCTCGCGCGAAAAAACTCCAAAATCTTACGGAACATGACGGTGATGACTGGCGTTCTCACTGTTCCAATGATAATTTTCCGTCCAAATGTTCCTCCGATCGTCCGCCTCCGCAACCTTTGCCTTTGCCGGAGCTGCATCTTGTGCTTCGCCACGAATCTGATGCGGTTTCGAATGAACCCAATGTACCACTGCCATCGCCCTCAGACGCGCATTTGCATCATAGAACTGGAGAGGATTCTTCCACTCGTAAGGATGGTGTAGCATCCCATGGGAG CAGATTATCAAGCCAAGATGCtcgaaagaagaaaaaagagcaCTTGGGAAGTCGCTTGTCTAGGAAGACACCTCAAAAGCTTCATGTTGCTGATAGAGTTTCTGATATCAGGATCAGTGCACCCATTAGTGCTCCTACAACTCCTTATGCAAGTCCTGGAGTCAGTCCACTAAAAGCTGGGGATCttttaaatcataattacatGGCATTCCCTGGTGCTTTTCAAGTTTGTTCTGCCCCAGAGATGCCTCCATCGGACACACTTCAGTATCCAGGTTTCCCTGGTGCTTTTCAAGTTTGTTCTGCCCCAGAGATGCCTCCATCGGACACACTTCAGTATCCAGGTTTCTCTTACCACGTTCTCCCGGAGAAAAATGCTTTTAGTGTTGATAATTCTCCTCATCACAGTCCAAGAGTAAGCCCACAGAGGAGTGGAAAGATCGCAAGTGGACCTGCATCACCCTTGCATCAATTATTACCAAATGAGAACTCAACAGCACGCCGTGAGAGTAGTGCTCAGGGAAATGTCCATCCACTACCACTTCCTCCTTTGGGTGCCACTCCTTCACACCCTACTTCCATTCCACCAGTTCCCTCTAATGCAGAGTTGACACCAATCAAAGGCCAATGGCAAAAGGGAAAACTTATTGGGCGTGGGACTTTTGGAAGTGTATATGTCGCATCAAACAG AGAAACTGGAGCTTTATGTGCGATGAAAGAAGTTGAATTATTACCAGATGATCCGAAATCTGCAGAGAGCATAAGGCAATTAGAGCAG GAAATTAATGTTCTCAGTCATCTCAAGCACCCAAATATTGTCCAGTATTACGGCAGCGAAATA GTTGGTGACCGATTTTACATTTATCTGGAATATGTTCATCCTGGTTCTATCAATAAATTCATCCGTGATCATTGTGAAACAATTACAGAATCCATAGTACGAAATTTTACTCGCCATATTCTCTGTGGATTGGCTTACTTGCATAGCAAAAAAACCATTCACAG GGATATAAAAGGGGCTAATTTGCTTGTTGATGCTTATGGGGTCGTAAAGCTTGCAGATTTTGGGATGGCTAAGCAT CTCAATGGGCAAGCTGCTAATCTCTCCTTAAAGGGAAGTCCTTATTGGATGGCTCCTGAG CTCTTGCAGTCAGTTATGCAGACGGATACTACCACTGATCTCGCCTTTGCCACTGATATATGGAGTTTGGGTTGTACAGTAATTGAAATGCTGAACGGCAGACCACCTTGGAGTGAATATGAAGCA GCTGCAGCCATGTTCAAGGTTCTAAAAGATACGCCTCCAATACCGGAAACATTATCACCTGAAGGGAAAGATTTCTTGCGCTGTTGTTTCTGTAGGAACCCAGCGGAAAGGCCCTCGGCCAGCATGTTATTAGAACATCGATTTATGAGATTATCTCATCAGCCAGATGTATCTTCTTTCATCAAACCAGTTGGTGTAATACGAGTCAAA GAaaagttaaattctcaaaaagagCAGACAACATACAATCTTGACCAAGGGCGTTTATCGCTAGAGAGGTAG
- the LOC107011539 gene encoding mitogen-activated protein kinase kinase kinase 5 isoform X4: protein MRWWQSAFSSSSGSSSSSSSCSSSKVYSDDSLLASGGGIRYTIKSAFFFARKRRHARAKKLQNLTEHDGDDWRSHCSNDNFPSKCSSDRPPPQPLPLPELHLVLRHESDAVSNEPNVPLPSPSDAHLHHRTGEDSSTRKDGVASHGSRLSSQDARKKKKEHLGSRLSRKTPQKLHVADRVSDIRISAPISAPTTPYASPGVSPLKAGDLLNHNYMAFPGAFQVCSAPEMPPSDTLQYPGFSYHVLPEKNAFSVDNSPHHSPRVSPQRSGKIASGPASPLHQLLPNENSTARRESSAQGNVHPLPLPPLGATPSHPTSIPPVPSNAELTPIKGQWQKGKLIGRGTFGSVYVASNRETGALCAMKEVELLPDDPKSAESIRQLEQEINVLSHLKHPNIVQYYGSEIVGDRFYIYLEYVHPGSINKFIRDHCETITESIVRNFTRHILCGLAYLHSKKTIHRDIKGANLLVDAYGVVKLADFGMAKHLNGQAANLSLKGSPYWMAPELLQSVMQTDTTTDLAFATDIWSLGCTVIEMLNGRPPWSEYEAAAAMFKVLKDTPPIPETLSPEGKDFLRCCFCRNPAERPSASMLLEHRFMRLSHQPDVSSFIKPVGVIRVKEKLNSQKEQTTYNLDQGRLSLER from the exons ATGCGTTGGTGGCAGAGCGCCTTTTCATCTTCCTCCGGTTCGTCTTCCTCTTCCTCGTCATGCTCCTCTTCCAAAGTATACTCTGACGATAGCCTCCTTGCCTCCGGTGGAGGCATTCGTTACACCATCAAATCCGCTTTTTTCTTCGCCCGTAAGCGCCGACACGCTCGCGCGAAAAAACTCCAAAATCTTACGGAACATGACGGTGATGACTGGCGTTCTCACTGTTCCAATGATAATTTTCCGTCCAAATGTTCCTCCGATCGTCCGCCTCCGCAACCTTTGCCTTTGCCGGAGCTGCATCTTGTGCTTCGCCACGAATCTGATGCGGTTTCGAATGAACCCAATGTACCACTGCCATCGCCCTCAGACGCGCATTTGCATCATAGAACTGGAGAGGATTCTTCCACTCGTAAGGATGGTGTAGCATCCCATGGGAG CAGATTATCAAGCCAAGATGCtcgaaagaagaaaaaagagcaCTTGGGAAGTCGCTTGTCTAGGAAGACACCTCAAAAGCTTCATGTTGCTGATAGAGTTTCTGATATCAGGATCAGTGCACCCATTAGTGCTCCTACAACTCCTTATGCAAGTCCTGGAGTCAGTCCACTAAAAGCTGGGGATCttttaaatcataattacatGGCATTCCCTG GTGCTTTTCAAGTTTGTTCTGCCCCAGAGATGCCTCCATCGGACACACTTCAGTATCCAGGTTTCTCTTACCACGTTCTCCCGGAGAAAAATGCTTTTAGTGTTGATAATTCTCCTCATCACAGTCCAAGAGTAAGCCCACAGAGGAGTGGAAAGATCGCAAGTGGACCTGCATCACCCTTGCATCAATTATTACCAAATGAGAACTCAACAGCACGCCGTGAGAGTAGTGCTCAGGGAAATGTCCATCCACTACCACTTCCTCCTTTGGGTGCCACTCCTTCACACCCTACTTCCATTCCACCAGTTCCCTCTAATGCAGAGTTGACACCAATCAAAGGCCAATGGCAAAAGGGAAAACTTATTGGGCGTGGGACTTTTGGAAGTGTATATGTCGCATCAAACAG AGAAACTGGAGCTTTATGTGCGATGAAAGAAGTTGAATTATTACCAGATGATCCGAAATCTGCAGAGAGCATAAGGCAATTAGAGCAG GAAATTAATGTTCTCAGTCATCTCAAGCACCCAAATATTGTCCAGTATTACGGCAGCGAAATA GTTGGTGACCGATTTTACATTTATCTGGAATATGTTCATCCTGGTTCTATCAATAAATTCATCCGTGATCATTGTGAAACAATTACAGAATCCATAGTACGAAATTTTACTCGCCATATTCTCTGTGGATTGGCTTACTTGCATAGCAAAAAAACCATTCACAG GGATATAAAAGGGGCTAATTTGCTTGTTGATGCTTATGGGGTCGTAAAGCTTGCAGATTTTGGGATGGCTAAGCAT CTCAATGGGCAAGCTGCTAATCTCTCCTTAAAGGGAAGTCCTTATTGGATGGCTCCTGAG CTCTTGCAGTCAGTTATGCAGACGGATACTACCACTGATCTCGCCTTTGCCACTGATATATGGAGTTTGGGTTGTACAGTAATTGAAATGCTGAACGGCAGACCACCTTGGAGTGAATATGAAGCA GCTGCAGCCATGTTCAAGGTTCTAAAAGATACGCCTCCAATACCGGAAACATTATCACCTGAAGGGAAAGATTTCTTGCGCTGTTGTTTCTGTAGGAACCCAGCGGAAAGGCCCTCGGCCAGCATGTTATTAGAACATCGATTTATGAGATTATCTCATCAGCCAGATGTATCTTCTTTCATCAAACCAGTTGGTGTAATACGAGTCAAA GAaaagttaaattctcaaaaagagCAGACAACATACAATCTTGACCAAGGGCGTTTATCGCTAGAGAGGTAG
- the LOC107011539 gene encoding mitogen-activated protein kinase kinase kinase 5 isoform X2 has translation MRWWQSAFSSSSGSSSSSSSCSSSKVYSDDSLLASGGGIRYTIKSAFFFARKRRHARAKKLQNLTEHDGDDWRSHCSNDNFPSKCSSDRPPPQPLPLPELHLVLRHESDAVSNEPNVPLPSPSDAHLHHRTGEDSSTRKDGVASHGRLSSQDARKKKKEHLGSRLSRKTPQKLHVADRVSDIRISAPISAPTTPYASPGVSPLKAGDLLNHNYMAFPGAFQVCSAPEMPPSDTLQYPGFPGAFQVCSAPEMPPSDTLQYPGFSYHVLPEKNAFSVDNSPHHSPRVSPQRSGKIASGPASPLHQLLPNENSTARRESSAQGNVHPLPLPPLGATPSHPTSIPPVPSNAELTPIKGQWQKGKLIGRGTFGSVYVASNRETGALCAMKEVELLPDDPKSAESIRQLEQEINVLSHLKHPNIVQYYGSEIVGDRFYIYLEYVHPGSINKFIRDHCETITESIVRNFTRHILCGLAYLHSKKTIHRDIKGANLLVDAYGVVKLADFGMAKHLNGQAANLSLKGSPYWMAPELLQSVMQTDTTTDLAFATDIWSLGCTVIEMLNGRPPWSEYEAAAAMFKVLKDTPPIPETLSPEGKDFLRCCFCRNPAERPSASMLLEHRFMRLSHQPDVSSFIKPVGVIRVKEKLNSQKEQTTYNLDQGRLSLER, from the exons ATGCGTTGGTGGCAGAGCGCCTTTTCATCTTCCTCCGGTTCGTCTTCCTCTTCCTCGTCATGCTCCTCTTCCAAAGTATACTCTGACGATAGCCTCCTTGCCTCCGGTGGAGGCATTCGTTACACCATCAAATCCGCTTTTTTCTTCGCCCGTAAGCGCCGACACGCTCGCGCGAAAAAACTCCAAAATCTTACGGAACATGACGGTGATGACTGGCGTTCTCACTGTTCCAATGATAATTTTCCGTCCAAATGTTCCTCCGATCGTCCGCCTCCGCAACCTTTGCCTTTGCCGGAGCTGCATCTTGTGCTTCGCCACGAATCTGATGCGGTTTCGAATGAACCCAATGTACCACTGCCATCGCCCTCAGACGCGCATTTGCATCATAGAACTGGAGAGGATTCTTCCACTCGTAAGGATGGTGTAGCATCCCATGGGAG ATTATCAAGCCAAGATGCtcgaaagaagaaaaaagagcaCTTGGGAAGTCGCTTGTCTAGGAAGACACCTCAAAAGCTTCATGTTGCTGATAGAGTTTCTGATATCAGGATCAGTGCACCCATTAGTGCTCCTACAACTCCTTATGCAAGTCCTGGAGTCAGTCCACTAAAAGCTGGGGATCttttaaatcataattacatGGCATTCCCTGGTGCTTTTCAAGTTTGTTCTGCCCCAGAGATGCCTCCATCGGACACACTTCAGTATCCAGGTTTCCCTGGTGCTTTTCAAGTTTGTTCTGCCCCAGAGATGCCTCCATCGGACACACTTCAGTATCCAGGTTTCTCTTACCACGTTCTCCCGGAGAAAAATGCTTTTAGTGTTGATAATTCTCCTCATCACAGTCCAAGAGTAAGCCCACAGAGGAGTGGAAAGATCGCAAGTGGACCTGCATCACCCTTGCATCAATTATTACCAAATGAGAACTCAACAGCACGCCGTGAGAGTAGTGCTCAGGGAAATGTCCATCCACTACCACTTCCTCCTTTGGGTGCCACTCCTTCACACCCTACTTCCATTCCACCAGTTCCCTCTAATGCAGAGTTGACACCAATCAAAGGCCAATGGCAAAAGGGAAAACTTATTGGGCGTGGGACTTTTGGAAGTGTATATGTCGCATCAAACAG AGAAACTGGAGCTTTATGTGCGATGAAAGAAGTTGAATTATTACCAGATGATCCGAAATCTGCAGAGAGCATAAGGCAATTAGAGCAG GAAATTAATGTTCTCAGTCATCTCAAGCACCCAAATATTGTCCAGTATTACGGCAGCGAAATA GTTGGTGACCGATTTTACATTTATCTGGAATATGTTCATCCTGGTTCTATCAATAAATTCATCCGTGATCATTGTGAAACAATTACAGAATCCATAGTACGAAATTTTACTCGCCATATTCTCTGTGGATTGGCTTACTTGCATAGCAAAAAAACCATTCACAG GGATATAAAAGGGGCTAATTTGCTTGTTGATGCTTATGGGGTCGTAAAGCTTGCAGATTTTGGGATGGCTAAGCAT CTCAATGGGCAAGCTGCTAATCTCTCCTTAAAGGGAAGTCCTTATTGGATGGCTCCTGAG CTCTTGCAGTCAGTTATGCAGACGGATACTACCACTGATCTCGCCTTTGCCACTGATATATGGAGTTTGGGTTGTACAGTAATTGAAATGCTGAACGGCAGACCACCTTGGAGTGAATATGAAGCA GCTGCAGCCATGTTCAAGGTTCTAAAAGATACGCCTCCAATACCGGAAACATTATCACCTGAAGGGAAAGATTTCTTGCGCTGTTGTTTCTGTAGGAACCCAGCGGAAAGGCCCTCGGCCAGCATGTTATTAGAACATCGATTTATGAGATTATCTCATCAGCCAGATGTATCTTCTTTCATCAAACCAGTTGGTGTAATACGAGTCAAA GAaaagttaaattctcaaaaagagCAGACAACATACAATCTTGACCAAGGGCGTTTATCGCTAGAGAGGTAG
- the LOC107011539 gene encoding mitogen-activated protein kinase kinase kinase 5 isoform X5, producing MRWWQSAFSSSSGSSSSSSSCSSSKVYSDDSLLASGGGIRYTIKSAFFFARKRRHARAKKLQNLTEHDGDDWRSHCSNDNFPSKCSSDRPPPQPLPLPELHLVLRHESDAVSNEPNVPLPSPSDAHLHHRTGEDSSTRKDGVASHGRLSSQDARKKKKEHLGSRLSRKTPQKLHVADRVSDIRISAPISAPTTPYASPGVSPLKAGDLLNHNYMAFPGAFQVCSAPEMPPSDTLQYPGFSYHVLPEKNAFSVDNSPHHSPRVSPQRSGKIASGPASPLHQLLPNENSTARRESSAQGNVHPLPLPPLGATPSHPTSIPPVPSNAELTPIKGQWQKGKLIGRGTFGSVYVASNRETGALCAMKEVELLPDDPKSAESIRQLEQEINVLSHLKHPNIVQYYGSEIVGDRFYIYLEYVHPGSINKFIRDHCETITESIVRNFTRHILCGLAYLHSKKTIHRDIKGANLLVDAYGVVKLADFGMAKHLNGQAANLSLKGSPYWMAPELLQSVMQTDTTTDLAFATDIWSLGCTVIEMLNGRPPWSEYEAAAAMFKVLKDTPPIPETLSPEGKDFLRCCFCRNPAERPSASMLLEHRFMRLSHQPDVSSFIKPVGVIRVKEKLNSQKEQTTYNLDQGRLSLER from the exons ATGCGTTGGTGGCAGAGCGCCTTTTCATCTTCCTCCGGTTCGTCTTCCTCTTCCTCGTCATGCTCCTCTTCCAAAGTATACTCTGACGATAGCCTCCTTGCCTCCGGTGGAGGCATTCGTTACACCATCAAATCCGCTTTTTTCTTCGCCCGTAAGCGCCGACACGCTCGCGCGAAAAAACTCCAAAATCTTACGGAACATGACGGTGATGACTGGCGTTCTCACTGTTCCAATGATAATTTTCCGTCCAAATGTTCCTCCGATCGTCCGCCTCCGCAACCTTTGCCTTTGCCGGAGCTGCATCTTGTGCTTCGCCACGAATCTGATGCGGTTTCGAATGAACCCAATGTACCACTGCCATCGCCCTCAGACGCGCATTTGCATCATAGAACTGGAGAGGATTCTTCCACTCGTAAGGATGGTGTAGCATCCCATGGGAG ATTATCAAGCCAAGATGCtcgaaagaagaaaaaagagcaCTTGGGAAGTCGCTTGTCTAGGAAGACACCTCAAAAGCTTCATGTTGCTGATAGAGTTTCTGATATCAGGATCAGTGCACCCATTAGTGCTCCTACAACTCCTTATGCAAGTCCTGGAGTCAGTCCACTAAAAGCTGGGGATCttttaaatcataattacatGGCATTCCCTGGTGCTTTTCAAGTTTGTTCTGCCCCAGAGATGCCTCCATCGGACACACTTCAGTATCCAG GTTTCTCTTACCACGTTCTCCCGGAGAAAAATGCTTTTAGTGTTGATAATTCTCCTCATCACAGTCCAAGAGTAAGCCCACAGAGGAGTGGAAAGATCGCAAGTGGACCTGCATCACCCTTGCATCAATTATTACCAAATGAGAACTCAACAGCACGCCGTGAGAGTAGTGCTCAGGGAAATGTCCATCCACTACCACTTCCTCCTTTGGGTGCCACTCCTTCACACCCTACTTCCATTCCACCAGTTCCCTCTAATGCAGAGTTGACACCAATCAAAGGCCAATGGCAAAAGGGAAAACTTATTGGGCGTGGGACTTTTGGAAGTGTATATGTCGCATCAAACAG AGAAACTGGAGCTTTATGTGCGATGAAAGAAGTTGAATTATTACCAGATGATCCGAAATCTGCAGAGAGCATAAGGCAATTAGAGCAG GAAATTAATGTTCTCAGTCATCTCAAGCACCCAAATATTGTCCAGTATTACGGCAGCGAAATA GTTGGTGACCGATTTTACATTTATCTGGAATATGTTCATCCTGGTTCTATCAATAAATTCATCCGTGATCATTGTGAAACAATTACAGAATCCATAGTACGAAATTTTACTCGCCATATTCTCTGTGGATTGGCTTACTTGCATAGCAAAAAAACCATTCACAG GGATATAAAAGGGGCTAATTTGCTTGTTGATGCTTATGGGGTCGTAAAGCTTGCAGATTTTGGGATGGCTAAGCAT CTCAATGGGCAAGCTGCTAATCTCTCCTTAAAGGGAAGTCCTTATTGGATGGCTCCTGAG CTCTTGCAGTCAGTTATGCAGACGGATACTACCACTGATCTCGCCTTTGCCACTGATATATGGAGTTTGGGTTGTACAGTAATTGAAATGCTGAACGGCAGACCACCTTGGAGTGAATATGAAGCA GCTGCAGCCATGTTCAAGGTTCTAAAAGATACGCCTCCAATACCGGAAACATTATCACCTGAAGGGAAAGATTTCTTGCGCTGTTGTTTCTGTAGGAACCCAGCGGAAAGGCCCTCGGCCAGCATGTTATTAGAACATCGATTTATGAGATTATCTCATCAGCCAGATGTATCTTCTTTCATCAAACCAGTTGGTGTAATACGAGTCAAA GAaaagttaaattctcaaaaagagCAGACAACATACAATCTTGACCAAGGGCGTTTATCGCTAGAGAGGTAG
- the LOC107011539 gene encoding mitogen-activated protein kinase kinase kinase 5 isoform X3 produces MRWWQSAFSSSSGSSSSSSSCSSSKVYSDDSLLASGGGIRYTIKSAFFFARKRRHARAKKLQNLTEHDGDDWRSHCSNDNFPSKCSSDRPPPQPLPLPELHLVLRHESDAVSNEPNVPLPSPSDAHLHHRTGEDSSTRKDGVASHGSRLSSQDARKKKKEHLGSRLSRKTPQKLHVADRVSDIRISAPISAPTTPYASPGVSPLKAGDLLNHNYMAFPGAFQVCSAPEMPPSDTLQYPGFSYHVLPEKNAFSVDNSPHHSPRVSPQRSGKIASGPASPLHQLLPNENSTARRESSAQGNVHPLPLPPLGATPSHPTSIPPVPSNAELTPIKGQWQKGKLIGRGTFGSVYVASNRETGALCAMKEVELLPDDPKSAESIRQLEQEINVLSHLKHPNIVQYYGSEIVGDRFYIYLEYVHPGSINKFIRDHCETITESIVRNFTRHILCGLAYLHSKKTIHRDIKGANLLVDAYGVVKLADFGMAKHLNGQAANLSLKGSPYWMAPELLQSVMQTDTTTDLAFATDIWSLGCTVIEMLNGRPPWSEYEAAAAMFKVLKDTPPIPETLSPEGKDFLRCCFCRNPAERPSASMLLEHRFMRLSHQPDVSSFIKPVGVIRVKEKLNSQKEQTTYNLDQGRLSLER; encoded by the exons ATGCGTTGGTGGCAGAGCGCCTTTTCATCTTCCTCCGGTTCGTCTTCCTCTTCCTCGTCATGCTCCTCTTCCAAAGTATACTCTGACGATAGCCTCCTTGCCTCCGGTGGAGGCATTCGTTACACCATCAAATCCGCTTTTTTCTTCGCCCGTAAGCGCCGACACGCTCGCGCGAAAAAACTCCAAAATCTTACGGAACATGACGGTGATGACTGGCGTTCTCACTGTTCCAATGATAATTTTCCGTCCAAATGTTCCTCCGATCGTCCGCCTCCGCAACCTTTGCCTTTGCCGGAGCTGCATCTTGTGCTTCGCCACGAATCTGATGCGGTTTCGAATGAACCCAATGTACCACTGCCATCGCCCTCAGACGCGCATTTGCATCATAGAACTGGAGAGGATTCTTCCACTCGTAAGGATGGTGTAGCATCCCATGGGAG CAGATTATCAAGCCAAGATGCtcgaaagaagaaaaaagagcaCTTGGGAAGTCGCTTGTCTAGGAAGACACCTCAAAAGCTTCATGTTGCTGATAGAGTTTCTGATATCAGGATCAGTGCACCCATTAGTGCTCCTACAACTCCTTATGCAAGTCCTGGAGTCAGTCCACTAAAAGCTGGGGATCttttaaatcataattacatGGCATTCCCTGGTGCTTTTCAAGTTTGTTCTGCCCCAGAGATGCCTCCATCGGACACACTTCAGTATCCAG GTTTCTCTTACCACGTTCTCCCGGAGAAAAATGCTTTTAGTGTTGATAATTCTCCTCATCACAGTCCAAGAGTAAGCCCACAGAGGAGTGGAAAGATCGCAAGTGGACCTGCATCACCCTTGCATCAATTATTACCAAATGAGAACTCAACAGCACGCCGTGAGAGTAGTGCTCAGGGAAATGTCCATCCACTACCACTTCCTCCTTTGGGTGCCACTCCTTCACACCCTACTTCCATTCCACCAGTTCCCTCTAATGCAGAGTTGACACCAATCAAAGGCCAATGGCAAAAGGGAAAACTTATTGGGCGTGGGACTTTTGGAAGTGTATATGTCGCATCAAACAG AGAAACTGGAGCTTTATGTGCGATGAAAGAAGTTGAATTATTACCAGATGATCCGAAATCTGCAGAGAGCATAAGGCAATTAGAGCAG GAAATTAATGTTCTCAGTCATCTCAAGCACCCAAATATTGTCCAGTATTACGGCAGCGAAATA GTTGGTGACCGATTTTACATTTATCTGGAATATGTTCATCCTGGTTCTATCAATAAATTCATCCGTGATCATTGTGAAACAATTACAGAATCCATAGTACGAAATTTTACTCGCCATATTCTCTGTGGATTGGCTTACTTGCATAGCAAAAAAACCATTCACAG GGATATAAAAGGGGCTAATTTGCTTGTTGATGCTTATGGGGTCGTAAAGCTTGCAGATTTTGGGATGGCTAAGCAT CTCAATGGGCAAGCTGCTAATCTCTCCTTAAAGGGAAGTCCTTATTGGATGGCTCCTGAG CTCTTGCAGTCAGTTATGCAGACGGATACTACCACTGATCTCGCCTTTGCCACTGATATATGGAGTTTGGGTTGTACAGTAATTGAAATGCTGAACGGCAGACCACCTTGGAGTGAATATGAAGCA GCTGCAGCCATGTTCAAGGTTCTAAAAGATACGCCTCCAATACCGGAAACATTATCACCTGAAGGGAAAGATTTCTTGCGCTGTTGTTTCTGTAGGAACCCAGCGGAAAGGCCCTCGGCCAGCATGTTATTAGAACATCGATTTATGAGATTATCTCATCAGCCAGATGTATCTTCTTTCATCAAACCAGTTGGTGTAATACGAGTCAAA GAaaagttaaattctcaaaaagagCAGACAACATACAATCTTGACCAAGGGCGTTTATCGCTAGAGAGGTAG
- the LOC107010190 gene encoding peroxidase 10-like, with the protein MNMKSHMFLKTYPLLCFLFLSSFVYGQLDYKYYDTTCPNLTKIVRNGVWSAISNDTRMPASLLRLHFHDCFVNGCDGSILLDDTSTFTGEKNAFPNRNSARGYEVIDAIKANVEKACPSTVSCTDILTLAAREAIYLTRGPFWPVCLGRRDSLTASQSAANDQLPSPFEPLVNITAKFVSKGLDVKDVVVLSGAHTIGFAQCFTFKRRLFDFDGSANPDPTLDQSLLGSLRSVCPNQSDSDSNLAPLDAVTMNRFDNVYFKNLMNNSGLLESDQALMNDNTTAALVSNYSRNPSLFSKEFAASMVKLINIGVLTGQNGEIRKNCRVVN; encoded by the exons ATGAACATGAAAAgccatatgtttttaaaaacttACCCTTTGCTTTGCTTCTTGTTTCTCAGTTCCTTTGTGTATGGCCAGCTTGATTATAAATATTACGATACCACTTGTCCCAACCTTACAAAAATCGTTAGAAATGGTGTCTGGTCTGCTATTTCTAATGACACCAGAATGCCTGCTTCTCTTTTGCGCCTGCACTTCCATGACTGTTTTGTCAAT GGATGTGACGGGTCAATTCTGCTTGATGATACGAGTACATTCACAGGAGAGAAGAATGCATTTCCTAATCGGAATTCAGCCAGAGGATATGAAGTCATTGATGCAATAAAAGCTAATGTGGAGAAAGCTTGCCCATCTACAGTTTCATGTACTGATATATTGACTCTAGCAGCTAGAGAAGCTATTTATCTc ACTAGAGGACCCTTTTGGCCAGTGTGCTTGGGTCGTCGAGATAGTCTTACTGCAAGTCAGAGTGCAGCTAATGATCAGCTTCCATCACCTTTCGAGCCCTTAGTAAACATTACTGCGAAATTTGTTTCTAAGGGTCTTGATGTAAAAGATGTTGTGGTgctttcag GTGCCCACACCATTGGATTTGCTCAATGTTTCACGTTCAAGCGAAGGCTATTTGATTTTGATGGATCAGCCAATCCTGATCCTACACTTGATCAATCATTGCTAGGCAGTCTGCGGAGCGTATGCCCTAACCAGAGCGATTCAGATTCCAATTTGGCTCCTCTGGATGCAGTCACAATGAACAGGTTTGACAATGTATATTTCAAGAACCTAATGAACAATTCAGGGCTTCTAGAGTCAGATCAAGCACTCATGAATGACAATACGACTGCTGCACTGGTGTCAAACTACAGCAGGAatccttctcttttctccaaggaGTTTGCTGCATCAATGGTTAAGCTGATCAATATAGGTGTGCTAACAGGACAAAATGGAGAGATCAGAAAGAACTGTAGGGTGGTGAATTAG